A single window of Cervus canadensis isolate Bull #8, Minnesota chromosome 17, ASM1932006v1, whole genome shotgun sequence DNA harbors:
- the LOC122454969 gene encoding uncharacterized protein LOC122454969, translating to MSLFLKVKEDFPIIRAQKSSLEVKRKGVAPHSVALCRPLPRTPRGQVQALLSLCAAPAMEEAHALAQPQQGLFQRLLEHTRPSSRKEQRRSWSEGQPRWWGRAEAAAAGPCEWGPLQPPRVPSGPHALQCRASARGGRLRRWPQSSAHHPAAALVFCGGLSFSKSTPGCGAPRRHPLSLSPLSQQQSPSGTCSPNPSFLTLPCAHWRTPISGWGAPGCGLDHLCGFPSVLPASAWLLRSPWSPQASLQPQLMALLVRGFPRYETLFQLSLSTKDAAPFCFLSSFSFLFSFILSDYTGICLAPPVSQVPYLRSSARIQQVL from the exons ATGTCCCTCTTTCTCAAGGTTAAGGAGGACTTCCCAATTATACGTGCACAGAaaagctccttggaggtcaaaagaaAGGGGGTGGCACCTCATA GTGTCGCTCTGTGCAGGCCACTGCCACGGACCCCCCGAGGTCAGGTCCAAGCCCTGCTGTCGCTGTGCGCTGCACCCGCCATGGAGGAAGCTCATGCTCTGGCCCAGCCCCAACAG GGTCTGTTCCAGAGGTTGCTGGAGCACACGAGACCCTCAAGCAGGAAGGAGCAGAGACGCAGTTGGAGTGAGGGGCAGCcaaggtggtgggggagggcagaggcagcGGCGGCAGGGCCGTGTGAGTGGGGTCCATTGCAGCCCCCCAGAGTGCCCTCAGGGCCTCACGCGCTCCAGTGCCGGGCCAGTGCGCGAGGAGGGAGGCTGCGGCGGTGGCCCCAGAGCAGCGCACATCACCCAGCAGCGGCGCTTGTCTTCTGCGGTGGCCTGAGCTTCTCCAAGAGCACTCCTGGTTGCGGAGCTCCGCGTCGCCATCCCCTCAGCCTGTCTCCTCTCAGCCAGCAGCAGTCTCCTTCCGGGACCTGCTCCCCAAATCCCTCTTTCCTCACCCTGCCTTGCGCACACTGGCGGACACCCATCTCAGGCTGGGGCGCACCGGGCTGTGGGCTGGACCATCTGTGTGGGTTTCCCTCTGTCCTGCCTGCCAGCGCGTGGCTGCTGCGCTCTCCCTGGAGCCCCCAAGCTTCCCTTCAGCCCCAGCTGATGGCCCTGCTGGTGAGGGGCTTCCCCAGATATGAGACCCTCTTCCAACTTTCACTCTCCACCAAGGATGCAGCCCCGTtctgcttcctctcttccttttccttccttttttctttcatcctatCTGATTACACAGGAATCTGCCTTGCCCCTCCTGTATCTCAGGTCCCGTACCTCAGGTCCTCTGCTAGAATCCAGCAGGTGCTCTGA